From a single Rosa rugosa chromosome 7, drRosRugo1.1, whole genome shotgun sequence genomic region:
- the LOC133721106 gene encoding small ribosomal subunit protein uS11x, whose translation MSKRKVREPKEENVTLGPAVRDGEHVFGVAHIFASFNDTFIHVTDLSGRETLVRITGGMKVKADRDESSPYAAMLAAQDVSTRCKELGITALHIKLRATGGNKTKTPGPGAQSALRALARSGMRIGRIEDVTPIPTDSTRRKGGRRGRRL comes from the exons ATG TCGAAGAGGAAGGTCAGAGAGCCCAAGGAGGAGAATGTCACTCTTGGACCTGCTGTCCGTGATGGAGAGCATGTTTTTGGTGTCGCTCACATCTTTGCCTCCTTCAATGATACCTTCATT CATGTGACTGATTTGTCTGGGAGGGAAACTCTCGTTCGCATCACTG GTGGCATGAAGGTCAAGGCTGATAGGGATGAATCATCACCATATGCTGCCATGCTTGCAGCACAGGATGTTTCTACTCGGTGCAAG GAGCTTGGAATTACTGCCTTGCACATAAAGCTTCGGGCTACTGGAGGGAACAAGACCAAGACTCCTGGTCCAGGTGCTCAATCAGCTCTTAGAGCCCTTGCTCGGTCTGGGATGAGAATTGGTCGGATTG AGGATGTTACTCCAATTCCCACCGACAGTACTCGCCGAAAGGGTGGCAGAAGGGGTAGAAGGTTGTGA